From a region of the Besnoitia besnoiti strain Bb-Ger1 chromosome I, whole genome shotgun sequence genome:
- a CDS encoding hypothetical protein (encoded by transcript BESB_004790), with amino-acid sequence MMACRRAGVPTGSSLLLYASAAGLTQACGLSASGSFPGRGLPASQEMASEAAYVDSAAVALSERPADNAGGSEGATGAFATPREARRFAESGTTALNEPDEDTFPPEGARRAPASRGAAEPACSDCVADSEGAATGAEGGADYIMSEKRKLWRRGFSRAACDSAQAIEERELGAFTDFGDACSSSALSRTTMNAVPNVMSGQAGTREEIPRAAVTPCSEIETNHAATCRRLSLPAASRIEHRRTVACARASPSPMPLASAASPDVGPRDRPAQDPASAAFSLGMTAGVYGAAAAPEPAADAGESGIRGRLGGAGKGRSPLAHQYVAGPEQGGADGSGSSREEGVPWEGRKRVEPPPQNRRSSRVALSAVDDTTPPQSLAWWKVCWLHAAGQESGLLGAPFPQPQSAAWPVNPRGESERSPAPARAAALSSREAESAAAAAGVWGGGSQRECAAGGGAACRAEGAACWGRSEGAREPDARELEEEVREDCAPALPCVNTYEEDEGDYPPVPFCFSEPSARRAGERAGEPRDLSPEARRSLSPPSRWRQHVQDQLSLEIPPPEWLRDPRSRTTHGGHASDTPTSGASPWSGRPPCSVGAGCFCAGDSAALETTHGLQKRRRGRSASRGRRTQGSPFSPGVSEGGGAADGGGAEERFPFPSRFPLRPDSSRLPVASCRRDPLEPRPGAESSGLAAGVPGEAGRRREGPGGRGARGEGEDAKGSPLCRNPGDSGASAPLWASFRASRRAADCGRPLGDRDGPPITVRDLVAPRLSECLCAFEGTCRACSRAKQGPSPLTQSASSGAPASSAAARREHAAAAFAAAAEELLIAEGLPPGSYTPAALGALGTADVSLGLIERFLGSLLGGDTRLGSLTAPGFHLAWLAYQFLRKTGASGWALVPARSPLPSKGRVLSGSAGLASLGPPHATQGKGARGSFGATTGGAAGVHAAAAAERGKRSLPSGAGKGEAAARSGGPAPVGGSLSRSAARAPQLKQRTASFPVAKEPQDPRGQKERAAAVASVSKSFETPAAGGGRAPGAVKLSEGAENATSEKGGKCKGERTDAEREGGATSSDRSLSLMEPNGDGTGTIEDRSCRVESQTKREGDVSAGDLRSGEAGAVKEESDATDKKGSKGRGAANHGRAGARRPETKKPFPPWQTTYGFADSEWPRFICGTIDRRWALQQCNLSVSVDLDASSSPPSPAGTAPPAASSARASSSPPLARGSSRKSPRRSSSVSAPSPASAASKSASSYPFAVSVAAARAVEARGDYGEGQGGGGTPSLAPISPAASLPSLPAASPPATAESPLPSQFQSHSADESPPRNPSLRSPLPAPGLAAQTLASSAARPGAVAAAASADAPQAEKRQGAAKGGERKKGKTQTHGSAAGGGARSAAHTPSSPCYEVAVQFEEFPYSAAEWMWPQAIRLPTALKPGLEIQVAIEVRGRFALWWADATVEGVSGSELSCRLRAAGRPPSSPSSERKSRDGPASSPGRNAGEARGVCGAAGEPTGGALSPTSNCRKRDRAAAAHQGDPQTPPSSTASPRVKTESSDEAVQSRAQGGRGEEDPEEACRDAKEASLGSTTQSPKKENAAEKDNRPQRAREEGHGAAPSPQRLRNAGLDAPAGRPLSSAAPSTVSGCHGEAQPCDEAGVHAEEAENGSTGATRVTKENEGSREDDASGRCLKRAKLEPAAGGRADRSSDAPREPMARSCGPSIDTHDQGDGERGEKDGYDQQGQTGTRTHSSSRCAKSTGTNKTPGSRGRPAKTAGARGAFLERLKSSHTYQIRHFAAPQVPVAAPLPHSWRLRPRPLNPDTDLHPGAVLCVSASAASLFLGLPSHHQHSQQPSPPYFMRDAVVHRVFFGTSRPSNVRAGRAEEATGRSESGLADGDHKGGSRADGSRPAEDGAGQLQPASRLPPEAWPVHETGAATHGVDPGPERESAKNTADASAQETPEVNASEAALSPPESGAAAPPLAVALGSPSETRRGRRRPRKDEECRREGERARAAAAASLAGAEVLRGSRTAPVTRRASRTLGSPAAAPSGAEGPLSLALAPPLSALRREKEALHGRRGAAEGRGADASSGGKKSEQKAGEEQEKMEKERSSDPSGERPQPAASYDGVKPEERVTYVHLYFPYGNQQRVVSVEQLLKFDCYRLPYDLHAHFPPESGQSVLRQARDFLWAVPRALPRVPSLTRAKREGLLRLSSGEKNRPLAHDGGGGSSAKAAGAQTRTASETAASKAPSAAVSEGMTEKEVWDELTTAPTREWRVSPPFCVIYAALEDSPFRMPQHLQLLKLLQPELDLDALALGTWRLRFPQWTPPSALPGRLERPAGFSHHRQASSPLLPCLLHHPSEGPPAPWALTVSLPAWRRKGLWTPYGMDLSAASTPLPPSPREAASAAACVPGSAISQRESSASRDEARLDTRKIPRSEPFVHGPLAEPKGETNRAASASNTASRTSGKGLLPSSQAALRSLPPGDYSGKTKAWRPAKGMTSHRLGLASSPSWLPSCLPPAGTSASYPLSLSAAGEGDRTDSARLFEAELGEIMASGVLPWARVESLEGTELDASGQWTSSALFLYEKLLFARWSQRRRVLTANAGKATAALRFSAPYSSESEEIVAPMRPQWSEFSLPSDFEEEEQPEPVAVRSAGPCAGAAAPPAGTRGNCAGSADASPRTSERPLRHPSPQSRVGGQTGAAAPDRRLPRSTPGRVAAGKPDGGAPGGSRLAAENSRVGPAARKPPTPAAATADHGETALAFSRRPRPVRVTAGVPAADRDRGELLVNGAHGQQASSPQTGRVRVFRDPEPPHPIFWDTETDEPPSRLPLLGCPVPDAHPGPSQRRGHLEEEDELPLRDQSRADPTAGAPYDFGDSGRLSRAEDLPPLSPEETGLPRPASVSPISTEKPPCKRLLMDSNAQEGAEAAGVDALSNTKNARQRRVEPAGVCAGGRSPPRELAASQRAPNEEGTPAEALTSDQSLETATTGAESALHC; translated from the exons ATGATGGCATGCCGACGAGCCGGGGTGCCGACCGGATCTTCTCTGCTGTTGTACGCATCTGCTGCTGGTCTGACGCAGGCCTGCGGCTTGTCCGCATCTGGTTCTTTCCCGGGACGCGGTCTACCGGCGAGCCAAGAAATGGCTTCAGAAGCTGCGTACGTTGACTCGGCTGCCGTGGCACTCTCTGAGAGACCTGCTGACAAtgctggcggcagcgagggcgccaccggcgccttcgctACGCCACGAGAGGCTCGGCGTTTTGCGGAGTCCGGCACGACCGCACTCAACGAACCCGACGAAGACACCTTTCCACCAGAAGGAGCTCGAAGGGCTCCAGCGTCTCGTGGAGCTGCGGAACCCGCCTGCTCTGACTGTGTCGCAGACTCTGAAGGGGCTGCGacgggcgcggaaggcggcgcagactaCATCATGAGTGAAAAGAGAAAACTGTGGCGCAGAGGGTTCTCTCGGGCTGCGTGCGACAGCGCCCAAGCGATCGAAGAACGAGAGTTAGGTGCGTTCACGGATTTTGGCGATGCCTGCTCGTCCTCCGCTCTGTCACGCACCACGATGAATGCAGTTCCCAATGTTATGAGTGGACAAGCAGGCACGCGAGAAGAGATCCCCAGGGCTGCAGTTACACCCTGCTCAGAGATCGAAACGAACCATGCGGCGACATGCAGGCGTCTCAGTCTTCCTGCCGCCTCCAGAATCGAACACAGAAGGACAGTTGCCTGTGCGCGTGCTTCGCCGTCCCCGATGCCCCTGGCGAGCGCAGCTTCCCCCGACGTCGGACCCCGCGATCGGCCGGCGCAGGACCCAGCCTCTGCGGCATTCTCTCTGGGAATGACCGCAGGTGTCTAcggtgccgcggcggcgccggagcccGCGGCTGATGCAGGCGAAAGTGGCATCCGCGGGCGcttgggcggcgccggaaaGGGGCGTTCACCGCTCGCCCACCAGTACGTAGCCGGACCCGAGCAGGGCGGAGCCGACGGCAGCGGGTcgtcgcgcgaggagggcgtgCCTTGGGAAGGCAGGAAGCGAGTCGAGCCTCCTCCTCAAAATCGGCGGTCTTCGCGTGTCGCCCTTTCTGCGGTCGACGacacgacgccgccgcagtcgttGGCCTGGTGGAAAGTGTGTTGGCTGCACGCAGCTGGACAAGAGAGTGGACTGCTGGGCGCGCCCTTCCCTCAGCCGCAGTCGGCGGCTTGGCCAGTCAACCCACGAGGCGAGTCTGAACGCAGCCCCGCACCCGCGAGGGCCGCCGCGTTGTCTTCCCGCGAAGCCgaaagcgccgcggctgcggctggcgTGTGGGGAGGTGGCTCCCAGCGCGAGTGTGCGGctggagggggggcggcgtgccgcgcggagggcgcggcctgctggggacgcagcgagggcgcgcgagaacCCGACGCGAGAGAGCTGGAAGAAGAGGTGCGCGAGgactgcgcgcctgcgttgCCCTGCGTCAACACATATGAGGAAGATGAGGGCGACTATCCCCCCGTCCCTTTCTGCTTTTCTGagccgtcggcgcggcgcgcgggcgagcgggcgggcgagccgcgcgacttGTCCcccgaggcgcggcggtcgctctcgcccCCCTCGCGGTGGCGGCAGCACGTCCAGGACCAACTGAGTCTCGAAATTCCTCCCCCAGAGTGGCTGCGCGacccgcgctcgcggacgaCACATGGCGGTCACGCCTCCGACACCCCAACCTCTGGAGCCTCGCCCTGGAGCGGCAGGCCGCCGTGTAGCGTGGGAGCAGGTTGCTTCTGTGCGGGCGACTCCGCGGCGTTGGAGACGACTCATGGGCTCCAGAaacggcggcgggggcgttctgccagccgcggccgtcgcacGCAGGGCTCTCCCTTCTCACCCGGCGTGTctgagggaggaggcgccgcggatggcggcggcgccgaagaacgTTTTCCATTTCCGTCCCGGTTTCCGCTGCGGCCGGATTCGTCTCGTCTGCCAGTCGCGAGTTGCCGCAGGGACCCCCTGGAGCCTCGCCCTGGCGCAGAGTCGTCAGGCCTTGCCGCCGGCGTCCCCGGAGAGGCTGGGAGACGGCGCGAAGGCCctggaggcagaggcgcccgaggagagggcgaagacgccaAAGGTTCTCCGCTCTGCAGAAATCCCGGAGATTCTggcgcttcggcgcctctctgGGCTTCTTTTCGAgcttctcggcgcgctgccgacTGCGGCCGGCCGCTCGGAGATAGAGATGGGCCCCCGATCACAGTCCGCGATTTGGTCGCCCCGCGACTCTCGgagtgtctctgcgcctttgAGGGGACGTGTCGCGCGTGCTCGCGAGCCAAGCAGGGGCCCTCGCCCCTTACGCAGAGTGCGTCGTCTGGGGCtcctgcctcgtctgcggccgctcgccgcgagcacgcggcggcggcgttcgcggctgccgcggaggagctgctcATCGCTGAGGGCCTTCCGCCTGGCAGCTACACTCCGGCCGCGCTGGGAGCGCTGGGGACTGCGGACGTCTCGCTCGGCCTCATCGAGCGCTTCCTCGGCAGTCTGCTCGGGGGTGACACGCGCCTGGGCAGCTTGACGGCTCCAGGCTTCCACCTCGCGTGGCTAGCGTACCAGTTTCTGCGGAAAACGGGAGCGAGCGGCTGGGCGCTTGTGCCGGCGCGGTCACCACTCCCGTCAAAGGGTCGAGTTTTGAGTGGCTCTGCCGGCTTGGCGTCGCTCGGCCCGCCGCACGCCACGCAGGGaaagggcgcgcgcggcagcttcgGGGCCACGACTGGAGGGGCGGCTGGAgtgcacgcggcggcggcagccgagagaggaaagaggTCGCTGCCTTCAGGGGCAGGCAAGGGTGAGGCTGCCGCGAGGAGTGGAGGCCCTGCCCCTGTGGGGGGCAGCCTAAGCCGGTCCGCGGCcagagcgccgcagctgaagcagcgaACGGCCTCATTTCCTGTCGCGAAGGAGCCTCAGGACCCCAGGGGACAGAAagagcgcgcagctgccgtcgcgtCTGTGTCAAAAAGCTTCGAGAcaccggcggcgggcggcgggagggCCCCGGGGGCGGTGAAGCTCAGCGAGGGAGCGGAGAATGCCACGTCAGAAAAAGGAGGAAAATGCaaaggagagagaacggACGCGGAgcgggaaggcggcgcgacgtCGAGCGACCGTAGCTTGAGTCTCATGGAGCCCAACGGCGACGGCACGGGAACGATAGAGgatcgcagctgccgcgtggAGAGTCAGACAAAGCGAGAGGGGGACGTATCGGCCGGAGACCTGCGTTCTGGAGAGGCAGGTGCGgtgaaagaagaaagcgacgcgaCTGATAAGAAGGGCAGCaagggccgcggcgccgcgaaccATGGGAGGGCTGGAGCCCGGCGgccggagacgaagaaaccGTTCCCGCCCTGGCAGACAACCTACGGCTTCGCGGACAGCGAATGGCCTCGGTTCATTTGTGGAACTATCGATCGACG GTGGGCTCTGCAGCAGTGCAACTTGAGCGTGAGTGTCGACCTGGatgcttcctcttcgccgccttctcccgctgggaccgcgccgccggctgcttcgtctgcgcgagcCAGCAGCAGTCCTCCGCTggctcgcggctcttcgcgcaagagtccgcgtcgctcctcgtccgtgtctgcgccttctccggcATCCGCAGCTTCCaagtctgcctcttcgtaCCCTTTTGCCGTCTCTGTTGCGGCGGCTCGTGCGGTGGAGGCTCGGGGCGACTACGGCGaagggcaggggggggggggaacgccctcgctggcgcccatctcgcccgcagcctcgctgccgtctcttccagcggcgtcgcctcccgccaCGGCTgagtcgccgctgccttcccAATTCCAATCGCATTCTGCCGacgagtcgccgccgcgaaatCCGTCTCTACGGtctcctctgccggcgcccggtctcgcggcgcagaccctcgcttcttccgccgccaggCCTGGCGCTgtggccgctgctgcctccgcagacgcgcctcaagcggagaagcgccagggcgcggcgaagggcggcgagagaaagaaaggaaagacgcagacgcatggcagcgccgcagggggaGGGGCTCGGAGCGCAGCCCACACGCCGTCGAGTCCTTGCTACGAGGTTGCCGTTCAGTTCGAAGAATTCCCGTACTCCGCAGCCGAGTGGATGTGGCCCCAGGCAATCCGCTTGCCCACTGCTTTGAAACCCG GTCTCGAAATCCAAGTTGCGATCGAGGTGCGCGGACGCTTTGCTCTCTGGTGGGCGGACGCAACCGTGGAGGGCGTGTCGGGGAGCGAACTGTCCTGCCGCCTCAGAGCGGCGGGTcggcctccgtcgtcgccttcctcagaGAGGAAATCGCGGGACGGGCCTGCTTCGTCTCCAGGGCgaaacgcaggcgaggcacgcggcgtctgcggcgcggctggcgagccgACGGGCGGAGCTCTGTCTCCCACGTCCAATTGCAGGAAAAGAGAtagggcggccgcagcccaCCAAGGCGACCCACAGACCCCGCCCTCTTCGactgcttcgccgcgggtGAAGACTGaaagcagcgacgaggctgtGCAGTCACGCGCGCAAGGCGGGAGAGGTGAGGAGGATCCTGAAGAAGCGTGCAGAGACGCCAAAGAGGCAAGCCTTGGGTCGACGACACAGtcgccgaagaaggagaaCGCGGCGGAAAAGGACAACAGGCcccagcgagcgcgcgaggaggggcatggcgcggcgccttcgccgcagcggctgagaAACGCAGGGCTCGATGCCCCCGCGGGAAGGCCGCtcagctccgccgcccccagCACTGTTTCGGGCTGTCACGGAGAGGCGCAACCCTGTGACGAAGCGGGAGTGCatgcggaggaagcggagaacGGAAGCACAGGAGCCACGCGAGTCACGAAAGAGAATGAGGGATCGCGAGAGGACGATGCGTCGGGAAGATGTCTCAAGAGAGCAAAGCTCGAgcccgccgctggcgggcgtGCTGACCGGTCTTCGgatgcgccgcgagagccgaTGGCGCGCTCCTGCGGTCCATCCATCGATACACACGATCAGGGAGATGGAGAGAGGGGAGAAAAAGACGGGTATGACCAACAGGGACAAACAGGTACAAGAACCCACTCGTCTTCGAGGTGCGCGAAATCCACGGGGACGAACAAAACGCCAGGGTCGCGTGGCAGACCGGCGAAGACCGCTGGAGCCCGAGGGGCCTTCCTGGAACGGCTGAAG aGCTCGCACACGTACCAGATTCGCCACTTCGCCGCGCCACAAGTTcctgtcgcggcgccgctgccgcacagttggcggctgcggccgcgaccgctgAACCCCGACACCGACTTGCACCCTGGCGccgttctctgcgtctcggcatccgcggcttcgctgttTCTGGGGCTCCCGTCGCATCACCAGCACTCTCAgcagccctcgccgccgtaTTTCATGCGCGATGCCGTTGTCcaccgcgtcttcttcggtACCAGTCGCCCCTCGAATGTCCGCGCGGGGCgtgccgaggaggcgacgggtCGCTCTGAGAGCGGCCTGGCAGACGGCGATCATAAGGGAGGCTCGAGGGCGGATGGCAGCCGACCGGCGGAGGATGGAGCCGGACAGCTCCAGCCAGCTTCACGTCTGCCACCTGAAGCCTGGCCTGTGCATGAGACGGGAGCAGCAACTCACGGCGTGGACCCGGGGCCAGAGAGGGAGTCCGCGAAGAACACCGCGGACGCGAGTGCACAGGAGACTCCCGAGGTGAACGCGTCCGAGGCGGCACTGTCCCCTCCGGAGAGtggagccgccgccccgcccctgGCGGTCGCCCTGGGGTCTCCATCGGAGActcgacgaggccgccggcgtccaCGGAAGGACGAAGAATgccgacgagaaggagaacgagcccgcgcggcagcggcagcgtctctcgctgGGGCAGAGGTTCTACGGGGCTCCCGAACTGCTCCGGTAACCCGTCGTGCGTCAAGGACTCTCGgctcgcccgctgccgccccgagcggcgccgaggggcctctttctctcgccttggcgcctcctctctcggcgctaaggcgagagaaagaggctcTCCACGGTcgccggggggcggcggagggacgTGGAGCCGACGCGTCTTCAGGCGGGAAGAAAAGCGAGCAGAAAGCCGGCGAAGAGCAAGAGAAGatggagaaagagagaagctCCGATcccagcggagagagaccgCAACCAGCGGCCAGCTACGATGGAGTCAAGCCGGAAGAGCGCGTCACATATGTGCATCTGTATTTCCCTTACGGGAATCAGCAGCGCGTGGTGAGCGTGGAGCAGCTTCTGAAATTCGACTGCTACCGTCTTCCGTACGACCTCCACGCTCACTTTCCTCCGGAAAGCGGGCAATCCGttctgcggcaggcgcgggacTTCCTCTGGGCGGTTCCCCGAGCTCTCCCGCGAGTCCCCAGTCTGACCCgtgcgaagcgcgaggggctgctgcggctctcgtCTGGCGAGAAGAACAGGCCGCTCGCCCACGACGGAGGtggcggctccagcgcgaaggcggcaggcgcccagACCCGAACAGCCTCCGAAACGGCCGCTTCGAAGGCTCCGTCTGCGGCCGTGTCGGAGGGGATGACTGAGAAGGAGGTCTGGGACGAGCTGACAACGGCGCCCACGCGGGAGTGGAGAGTTTCCCCGCCGTTCTGCGTCATCTACGCGGCCCTCGAGGACAGCCCTTTCCGCATGCCTCAGCATCTGCAGCTCCTGAAGCTCCTTCAGCCTGAACTCGACCTCGACGCGCTTGCTCTGGGCACCTGGCGTCTGCGCTTTCCTCAGTGGACGCCCCCGTCAGCGCTGCCGGGAAGGCTTGAAAGGCCTGCAGGCTTCTCGCACCACCGGCAGGCGTCGTCCCCATTGTTGCCTTGCCTGCTGCACCATCCCTCCGAGGGCCCCCCGGCGCCTTGGGCTCTCACGGTGTCGCTGCCGGCCTGGCGTCGCAAGGGCCTGTGGACGCCCTACGGGATGGATCTAAGCGCCGCGTCGACTCCTCTTCCGCCCTCGCCACGCGAAGCAGCATCTGCTGCCGCATGTGTTCCAGGAAGCGCTATCTCCCAGAGAGAAAGCTCCGCTTCGCGTGACGAGGCAAGGCTGGACACGCGAAAGATTCCACGAAGCGAGCCTTTCGTCCATGGTCCCCTCGCTGAACCTAAAGGCGAGACAaaccgcgccgcctccgcgagcaaCACAGCCTCGCGCACGAGTGGCAAAGGCCTGCTGCCATCAAGTCAAGCGGCCCTGAGAAGTCTGCCTCCAGGGGACTATAGTGGGAAGACCAAAGCGTGGAGGCCCGCGAAGGGCATGACCAGCCACCGGTTgggcctcgcctcttcgccttcttggCTCCCGTCCTGTCTGCCACCCGCCGGGACGTCTGCGAGTTATCCTCTATCGCTCTcagcggctggcgagggGGACAGAACAGACTCGGCGAGGCTGTTCGAAGCCGAGCTCGGCGAGATCATGGCTTCTGGAGTCCTGCCGTGGGCACGCGTCGAGAGCCTAGAGGGCACCGAACTCGACGCGTCTGGCCAGTGGacctcctccgctctcttcctGTACGAAAAGCTGCTGTTCGCGCGGTGgagccagcggcggcgggtccTCACTGCAAACGCCGGGAAGGCCACGGCGGCTCTACGCTTCAGCGCACCTTATTcaagcgagagcgaggagatcGTGGCGCCGATGCGTCCGCAGTGGAGTGAGTTTTCTCTGCCTTCCGActtcgaggaggaggaacaACCGGAGCCCGTCGCCGTGCGTTCCGCGGGGCCTtgtgcgggcgcggccgcgcctccagcaggaACGCGGGGGAACTGCGCAGGAAGCGCCGACGCATCCCCGAGGACGTCCGAGCGGCCTTTGCGTCAcccgtcgccgcagagccgcgtcGGGGGCCAGACTGGAGCAGCTGCCCCCGAtaggcggctgcctcgctccaCCCCTGGGAGGGTTGCCGCGGGGAAGCCGGACGGCGGTGCCCCCGGTGGGTCGCGTCTTGCAGCGGAGAATTCGAGAGTCGGTCCAGCTGCGAGAAAGCCCccgacgcctgcagctgcgaccGCGGATCATGGTGAGACTGCGCTCGCTTtttcgcggcgaccgcggcctgTGCGAGTCACTGCGGGCGTCCCCGCCGCagaccgcgaccgcggagagctCCTCGTGAACGGCGCCCACGGGCAGCAGGCATCGTCGCCGCAGACTGGACGCGTGCGGGTCTTCCGAGACCCTGAGCCGCCACATCCTATCTTCTGGgacacagagacagacgaaCCGCCCAGCCGGCTGCCGTTGCTTGGCTGCCCGGTGCCTGATGCGCACCCCGGCCCTTCTCAGAGAAGGGGGCATctcgaggaagaggacgaacTCCCCCTGCGGGATCAGAGCCGCGCAGACCCGACGGCTGGGGCACCCTACGACTTCGGGGATTCCGGGCGTTTGTCGCGAGCAGAAGACTTGCCCCCTCTTTCGCCAGAAGAAACAGGACTCCCGCGCCCGGCCAGCGTTTCGCCGATTTCAACAGAAAAGCCTCCGTGTAAGAGACTGCTCATGGATTCAAATGCCCAGGAAGGGGCAGAAGCAGCCGGAGTTGATGCGCTGTCGAACACAAAAAACGCTCGCCAGCGGAGGGTCGAGCCAGCCGGTGTGTGTGCCGGAGGGCGCAGCCCGCCTAGGgagctcgctgcctcgcaaAGAGCGCCCAACGAAGAGGGAACGCCTGCTGAGGCACTTACATCAGATCAAAGCCTCGAAACGGCGACCACAGGGGCGGAATCTGCGCTTCACTGTTGA
- a CDS encoding hypothetical protein (encoded by transcript BESB_004780): MARTNRVFLLSVLALASARRVSGQVSFHQLYKQGAVGAPEQVIAAPLQVAKVPAKAGLEVPHPTLTCPPGFVLNGHMCQGPEYVEAISSCRRKGEVFQDGTCVLLEELKPFARCPEGSQGDGKRCYVPRIVQPEPYCPDNFVISPDGKACIKDNVTKPQQVCPDGYMLKKGACFRETRFPAVPSCPVGYQLVMEGKPACVALDRVPVEATCKDKGFVLQGGNCVKEATRPPIVQCPSKEYKEENGMCIRREMAPATVHCQQGVPGKKGCVVVTEAPATPTCRKDFVLEKNICKRIESRPAAMNCPPGHKMKDGMCALAELLEPHFQCPEGTVMKDKHCIQAIFAPAEATCEKGAELINGQCVLIESRPPRMDCPRGQCTTELRASPEPACPPGAQLEGKHCLIFHVEPAETVCRKGGIPPGPDGCRRVDSAEPVLVCPPGWRLFSGSCVKEEDGEYQMICPPGMILAGKPLYSQQQCEGERRFKPELVCPKGFTVADDGSCVQVEVQEPVATCPPGHFISNGFCLAAPPQKKHFA; the protein is encoded by the exons ATGGCCCGCACCAatcgcgtttttcttctaAGCGTTCTAGCGCTGGCATCCGCGCGCAGAGTGTCTGGACAGGTTTCGTTCCACCAACTATACAAACAAGGCGCTGTCGGGGCGCCGGAGCAGGTTATTGCTGCACCCCTGCAGGTCGCGAAAGTGCCGGCTAAGGCCGGGCTCGAAG TCCCTCATCCCACGCTCACGTGTCCTCCGGGATTCGTTCTGAATGGCCACATGTGCCAGGGTCCCGAATACGTGGAAGCCATTTCATCTTGTCGCAGG AAAGGAGAGGTCTTCCAGGACGGAACATGCGTCCTGCTGGAAGAGCTGAAACCCTTTGCAAGATGCCCTGAAGGCTCCCAGGGGGACGGCAAGAGGTGCTACGTGCCCCGGATTGTACAGCCCGAGCCGTATTGCCCTGACAACTTTGTGATCTCGCCAGACGGGAAGGCTTGCATCAAGGACAATGTAACGAAACCTCAGCAGGTTTGCCCCGATGGATATATGCTCAAGAAGGGAGCTTGCTTCCGAGAAACGCGCTTTCCTGCTGTTCCAA GCTGCCCGGTAGGATACCAGCTTGTAATGGAGGGCAAACCGGCGTGTGTAGCGCTTGACCGAGTTCCCGTCGAGGCGACGTGCAAGGACAAGGGATTTGTCCTGCAAGGTGGAAATTGTGTCAAGGAGGCAACGCGGCCTCCTATTGTACAATGCCCTTCGAAGGAGTAtaaagaagaaaacggcaTGTGCATTCGGAGAGAAATGGCACCCGCCACGGTGCACTGCCAACAGGGCGTTCCCGGCAAAAAGGGTTGTGTGGTGGTGACAGAAGCTCCTGCAACTCCGACATGCAGAAAAGACTTCGTCCTCGAGAAAAATATCTGCAAGCGTATCGAAAGCAGGCCTGCTGCGATGAACTGTCCGCCTGGTCATAAGATGAAGGACGGCATGTGCGCACTCGCAGAACTTCTCGAACCTCACTTTCAGTGCCCTGAGGGAACTGTAATGAAAGACAAGCACTGTATTCAGGCGATTTTCGCGCCAGCGGAGGCCACGTGCGAAAAGGGCGCCGAACTTATTAACGGCCAGTGCGTGCTGATTGAgtctcgtcctcctcgaaTGGACTGCCCTAGAGGTCAATGCACAACT GAACTCAGGGCATCCCCCGAGCCTGCGTGCCCCCCTGGTGCACAACTTGAAGGCAAGCACTGTCTGATATTCCACGTTGAGCCGGCGGAAACTGTGTGCAGGAAGGGAGGCATTCCTCCGGGCCCCgacggctgcagacgcgtcgaCTCTGCAGAACCCGTTCTTGTGTGCCCCCCCGGTTGGAGGCTCTTCAGCGGGTCTTGTGtcaaggaagaagacggagaaTACCAAATGATTTGCCCTCCCGGAATGATTCTGGCGGGAAAACCATTATACAGCCAGCAGCAGTgtgagggcgagaggcgcttcAAACCCGAGCTTGTGTGCCCGAAAGGGTTCACAGTTGCAGATGACGGCTCTTGTGTGCAAGTAGAAGTCCAGGAACCCGTGGCCACTTGCCCTCCTGGACATTTCATTTCCAATGGATTCTGTTTGGCCGCCCCTCCTCAGAAAAAACATTTCGCCTGA